In the genome of Arachis stenosperma cultivar V10309 chromosome 6, arast.V10309.gnm1.PFL2, whole genome shotgun sequence, the window TAGATTAAAAAAAGGTTATTAATTAGAATGAATATTGTTTGGttaagttaataataataaattcaaaattcccTTTGAATGTATAATTACTAAAATTGAATACAATATTGCACCTTTagtccatttttatttttaaaatatgttaataaattATGCGAGTATTGTTATAAACAAACGGTCTAAACTTTTACGTGTGTTACATAAATGTTATATATAAGAGGCTATTTATAAACTagccaaaaaaagaaaaattacaaaaaaaaactctttgtaaaatttcttaaaaaatttttaaactcaCAAATTGCGCTCTATTTTGTTTAAGAAAACTTATTCTCTTCAATTTTAGTGATCATATATGGAAACTAAAATTGAGAAGCTCTCTTTTAGTTTGAAGTCTACTATTGAAAAACCTAGCAAATAAGCaacattttcttgttttgagttttcacatgaattttgttaaaaaaaatgtaagagAGCAGTAGAAAAAGAATTTTGTATGTATTCAAGTTGTAtgaaataatataatataaaagagTATTTAAAACAAGTGACAGCATTCTCAACTCCCTTATCAATGGTATAAACAAAAATTTGGGTAGCTTGTTTAATATCTATTATACAAATAGGAAAAAGAGAGTTTACTTTCAATGCCTCTAGCCCACTATCAGTCGGAGAATGTCATTTTctctaaaagaaaagaaatgctTATTTACAATCATTTAAATCAGCTGCAAAACAAAAATTAAGGAAGCCAAATATACATGGCCGATTATGCAGATTGTATAGTTCTAACAAACATAATCATCacccaaattttttaaaaacaaaataatgaaACTAACACTGTTCAAAACAAAGCAAACATGAtccaaaacatataattaaacatTATCCAAGTCTCTAATCAACCAAAAATTGTCCAAATTATAACTTAAAGTACAACCAACAACCATTCTAAACATAAACACAAAAGTAACATTCTGAATTCAATCATAATCTTTAAGGCAAAAGTCCACTCGACAAGCCCGCCTCAAAAGTGCTTAATTCCATTCTTGTTGTGCATTCCCATCAACCAACATTGAGCACaacaaaaaattaatgattGCATAAGCTCATGAAAAAAACTTGTAGTTCTTGGCTGAGACAATGATATTCCTCAAAGCACCAATAGGTGATAGTGTCATTATCAATACTCCAATAACAATGCAAATCTGAAGTTCAACGATGGAGGAAAAAAATTGGCTAGTATACTCATTGATAATTTGCAAAACTGAAGATGAACTTATTAGTAGTTGAATCCAAATGAACTTACCCAATTAATTGTCCAGGACAAGCCATATTTTCTAGGTTTCTTGAGCTTAAGCCATATGATGCATGGAAGCTGCAAGTAGGCATAAAATAAGACCAACTAAGcatgtatatacatatatagtgGTTTGGATAAATATTTATAGTTACATATATAACTTACAAAGTATAAGGTGGGAGCAAAGGCAAATCCACCAAGAAATCCAAGAAGAGAACCAAAAAATAGGTTGCTGATTCCTATTAACATTGTGATTCCTGCAAAACAGGATTTGAAATTTCGCTAGAAATCAATCGAAACCACTGGTGGTATGAACTAAGATTACTAAACTAAATGATCGTGGCAGGGTTAAATGGTAGCTACTACATAAACAAATCTTAAAATTATGTACCCGCAATGatttacattaaaaaattataacaagaATTTATTTAAGACAATATAATAATAAGAGGtctgtttaatttattttatttgagtaaaaaatcataataataatcataataatcaCACCCCAACAAATAGAGTGCGAGTTATGACACGTAAGGTGGAAGAAGGTGAGAAGTTCAATCGTGTTACCAAATAAGTTTCAATCATATCAAAGACTGGCATTGCAAACACTTGAGTCATAAAAAAATGGAGTTATGAAATGGTCATTCCTTGTGAGTAGGTCTAATAACGGGTGAAACTAAATAATAGGAAGGAAAAGTAGTGACCTGATAGCTTCCAACGACGTGGATGACAACAAAGAGATTAGCTATGGCAATAAGCCAAGCAGGGTGTTTGAGTGTGATGAGGATGTTATCATCCACCATGTTTCCAAACATGTAGTAGCCATCAAAGGCAACAGGGAAGTAACATATTGCAACTCCAATGTATGCCCAAATACACCATTTCCACATTGGTACCTTGGAAGGCTTCTCTGCCGTTGAAGGCATTGTTGCTTGAATCTCTAGCACCACATTGTGTCCTGCATATGCAAATGCCACATCTCCCAATGCAGAGAAGAAATTGAGCACACCATCACTCGTGCTTTTCATCTTCACGTTATAGGACACGTCTGGTGTAATCCCTTTCTTGATGGATGCACCCCAAGCGATGAACGAATAAGTCAGAGACATCACTGATGCACCGAGAGAGATGGCAGAAATAGAGTTGAAGTTGGGGAGCTGGGCAAGAACGAAGTTGACGGAAGCAAAGACCATGATCCAATAACTGGTCTTGATTGGCGTGCATTCAGAGCAAAAGGTTTCGTGAACCTTTTTTATTGACTTGCCTCCGATCACCATGTAGACGATGCATGTTCCAACTTCAACCAGCAGTTGTTGGGGAACCACAATCCACAGACCAAGCTTTTCCCCAAATGCTTCTTGACCTAGTTCGTGGTACCTATCAAGTCTCTTCCCTCCCGGTACCATCTCATGCATCTCAACCATTTGCCAGAGCATGTACAGCGTGATAACCCATGACAAGATCATCACCGTGATTCCAAGACCCCTGCATTCATGCATCTTCAATCAATTTCTTATTCGTATATTTACTACAATAAACATAGTGTGTTAAGAATCTACGTACCATCCCATATGTGCCATTGCATACGGAAGGCTCAGAACACCGGCGCCCACCATGGCTGTCGGATTGTGAAATGCAGAATACCACCATTTTGCATTTCTTGAAGCAGTGATCGGAAGCCATTCTTCAAGGCTCTTTTGCTTTGATGCGGATGCTGATGATGCTGAACCTTCACCACTTCCTTCTTTGTCGAAACCCGTCTCTTTTTAGTTTCCAAGTAAATGTCACCACCTTAACCAGTTATAAATAGCTCGCGGAAAAACGGTTAACCCAATTTCAGCGTTGAAACTATTATTTTCATAGACACTTACGGACAATCTAAGACTAAGATTAGCTTGAAATTAGCTATATATTATTACTGTTGCTTTCTTTAGAATATTATAGTTGAAAAAACCGTTGCAATTTAATTTGAGAACAACAAAAGTAAACGCTCGTTTGTCAACTTCATCTATTTTTGTACTTTTAAGAGATATGATATAAACATATTAATAAGGTACAAGCAAAATAATGGTGAACAAATAAAGAATATAGCAAAGTGTTTTATAACTCATGTTTGGATTAGTAGATTAAAAAAAGGTTATTAATTAGAATGAATATTGTTTGGttaagttaataataataaattcaaaattcccTTTGaatgtataactactaaaattgaataaaatattgCACCTTTagtccatttttatttttaaaatatgtaaataaattATGCGAGTATTGTTATAAACAAACGGTCTAAACTTTTACGTGTGTTACATAAATGTTATATATAAGAGGCTAATTATAAACtagccaaagaaagaaaaattacaaaaaaaaactctttgtaaaatttcttaaaaaaattttaaactcaCAAATTGCGCTCTATTTTGTTTAAGAAAACTTATTCTCTTCAATTTTAGTGATCATATATGGAAACTAAAATTGAGAAGCTCTCTTTTAGTTTGAAGTCTACTATTGAAAAACCTAACAAATAAGCaacattttcttgttttgagttttcacatgaattttgttaaaaaaaatgtaagagAGCAGTAGAAAAAGAATTTTGTATGTATTCAAGTTGTAtgaaataatataatataaaagagTATTTAAAACAAGTGACAGCATTCTCAACTCCCTTATCAATGGTATAAACAAAAATTTGGGTAGCTTGTTTAATATCTATTATACAAATAGGAAAAAGAGAGTTTACTTTCAATGCCTCTTGCCCACTACCAGTCGGAGAATGTCATTTTctctaaaagaaaagaaatgctTATTTACAATCATTTATATCAGCTGCAAAACAATAATTAAGGAAGCCAAATATACATGGCCGATTATGCAGATTGTATAGTTCTAACAAACATAATCATCacccaaattttttaaaaacaaaataatgaaACCAATACTGTTCAATACATATCAAACATGAtccaaaacatataattaaacatTATCCAAGTCTCTAATCAACCAAACATTGTCCAAATTATAACTTAAAGTACAACCAACAACCATTCTAAACACAAACACAAAAGTAACATTCTGAATTTAATCATAATCTTTAAGGCAAAAGCCCACTCGACAAGCCCGCCTCAAAAGTGCTTAATTCCATTCTTGTTGTGCATTCCCATCAACCAACAATTAGCACaacaaaaaattaatgattGCATAAGCTCATGAAAAAAACTTGTAGTTCTTGGCTGAGACAATGATATTCCTCAAAGCACCAATAGGTGATAGTGTCATTATCAATACTCCAATAACAATGCAAATCTGAAATTCAAGGATGGAGGGAAAAAATTGGCTAGTATACTCATTGATAATTTGCAAAACTGAAGATGAACTTATTAGTAGTTGAATCCAAATGAACTTACCCAATTAATTGTCCAAGACAAGCCATATTTTCTAGGTTTCTTGAGCTTAAGCCATATGATGCATGGAAGCTGCAAGTAGGCATAAAATAAGACCAACTAAGcatgtatatacatatatagtgGTTTGGATAAATATTTATAGTTACATATATAACTTACAAAGTGTAAGGTGGGAGCAAAGGGAAATCCACCAAGAAATCCAAGAAGAGAACCAAAAAATAGGATGCTGATTTCTATTAACATTGTGATTCCTGCAAAAGAGGATTTGAAATTTGGCTAGAAATCAATCGAAACCACTGGTGGTATGAACTAAGATTACTAAACTAAATGATCATGGCAGGGTTAAATGGTAGCTACTACATACACAAATCTTAAAATTATGTACCCGCAATGatttacattaaaaaattataacaagaATTTATTTAAGACAATATAATAATAAGAGGtctgtttaatttattttatttgagtaaaaaatcataataataatcataataatcaCACCCCAACAAATAGAGTGCGAGTTATGACACGTAAGGTGGAAGAAGGTGAGAAGTTCAATCGTGTTGCCAAATAAGTTTCAATCATATCAAAGACTGGCATTGCAAACACTTGAGTCATAAAAAAATGGAGTTATGAAATGGTCATTCCTTGTGAGTAGGTCTAATAACGGGTGAAACTAAATAATAGGAAGGAAAAGTAGTGACCTGATAGCCTCCAACGACGTGGATGACAACAAAGAGATTAGCTATGGCAATAAGCCAAGCAGGGTGTTTGAGTGTGATGAGGATGTTATCATCCACCATGTTTCCAAACATGTAGTAGCCATCAAAGGCAACAGGGAAGTAACATATTGCAACTCCAATGTATGCCCAAATACACCATTTCCACATTGGTACCTTGGAAGGCTTCTCTGCCGTTGAAGGCATTGTTGCTTGAATCTCTAGCACCACATTGTGTCCTGCATATGCAAATGCCACATCTCCCAATGCAGAGAAGAAATTGAGCACACCATCACTCGTGCTTTTCATCTTCACGTTATAGGACACGTCTGGTGGAATCACTTTCTTGATGGATGCACCCCAAGCGATGAACGAATAAGTCAGAGACATCACTGCTGCACCGAGAGAGATGGCAGAAATAGAGTTGAAGTTGGGGAGCTGGGCAAGAACGAAGTTGACGGAAACAAAGACCATGATCCAATAACTGGTCTTGATTGGCGTGCATTCAGGGCAAAAGGTTTCGTGAACCTTTTTTATTGACTTGCCTCCGGTCACCATGTAGACGATGCATGTTCCAACTTCAACCAGCAGTTGTTGGGGAACCACAATCCACAGACCAAGCTTTTCCCCAAATGCTTCTTGACCTAGTTCGTGGTACCTATCAAGTCTCTTCCCTCCCGGTACTATCTCATGCATCTCAACCATTTGCCAGAGCATGTACAGCGTGATAACCCATGACAAGATCATCACCGTGATTCCAAGACCCCTGCATTCATGCATCTTCAATCAATTTCTTATTCGTATATTTACTACAATAAACATAGCGTGTTAAGAATCTACGTACCATCCCATTTGTGCCATTGCATACAGAAGGCTCAGAACACCGGCGCCCACCATGGCTGTCAGATTGTGAAATGCAGAATACCACCATTTTGTATTTCTTGAAGCAGTGATCGGAAGCCATTCTTCAAGGCTCTTTTGCTTTGATGCGGATGCTGATGATGCTGAACCTTCACCACTTCCTTCTTTGTCGAAACCCGTCTCTTTTTAGTTTCCAAGTAAATGTCACCACCTTAACCAGTTATAAATAGCTCGTGGAAAAACGGTTAACCCAATTTCAGCGTTGAAACTATTATTTCCATAGACATTTACGGACAATCTAAGACTAAGATTAGCTTGAAATTAGCTATATATTATTACTGTTGCTTTCTTTAGAATATTATAGTTGTAAAAACCGTTGCAATTTAATTTGAGAACAACAAAAGTAAACGCTCGTTTGTCAACTTCATCTATTTTTGTACTTTTAAGACATATGATATAAACATATTAATAAGGTACAAACAAAATAATGGTGAACAAATAAAGAATATAGCAAAGTGTATTATAACTCATGTTTGGATTAGTAGATTAAAAAAAGGTTATTAATTAGAATGAATATTGTTTGGttaagttaataataataaattcaaaattcccTTTGaatgtataactactaaaattGAATACAATATTGCACCTTTagtccatttttatttttaaaatatgtaaataaattATGCGAGTATTGTTATAAACAAACGGTCTAAACTTTTACGTGTGTTACATAAATGTTATATATAAGGGGCTAATTATAAACTagccaaaaaaagaaaaattacaaaaaaaaactctttgtaaaatttcttaaaaaatttttaaactcaCAAATTGCGCTCTATTTTGTTTAAGAAAACTTATTCTCTTCAATTTTAGTGATCATATATGGAAACTAAAATTGAGAAGCTCTCTTTTAGTTTGAAGTCTACTATTGAAAAACCTAACAAATAAGCaacattttcttgttttgagttttcacatgaattttgttaaaaaaatgtAAGAGAGCAGTAGAAAAAGAATTTTGTATGTATTCAAGTTGTAtgaaataatataatataaaagagTATTTAAAACAAGTGACAGCATTCTCAACTCCCTTATCAATGGTATAAACAAAAATTTGAGTAGCTTGTTTAATATCTATTATACAAATAGGAAAAAGAGAGTTACTTTCAATGCCTCTAGCCCACTATCAGTCGGAGAATGTCATTTTctctaaaagaaaagaaatgctTATTATTTACAATCATTTATATCAGCtgcaaaataataattaaggaAGCCAAATATACGTGGCCGATTATGCAGATTGTATAGTTCTAACAAACATAATCATCacccaaattttttaaaaacaaaataatgaaACCAACACTGTTCAATACAAAGCAAACATGAtccaaaacatataattaaacatTATCCAAGTCTCTAATCAACCAAACATTGTCCAAATTATAACTTAAAGTACAACCAACAACCATTCTAAACACAAACACAAAAGTAACATTCTGAATTCAATCATAATCTTTAAGGCACACCCACTCGACAAGCCCGCCTCAAAAGTGCTTGATTCCATTCTTGTTGTGCATTCCCATCGACCAACATTGAGCACaacaaaaaattaatgattGCATAAGCTCATGAAAAAAACTTGTAGTTCTTGGCTGAGACAATGATATTCCTCAAAGCACCAATAGGGGATAGTGTCATTATCAATACTCTAATAACAATGCAAATCTGAAATTCAAGGATGGAGGAAAAAAATTGGCTAGTATCCTCATTGATAATTTGCAAAACTGAAGATGAACTTATTAGTTGTTGAATCCAAATGAACTTACCCAATTAATTGTCCAAGACAAGCCATATTTTCTAGGTTTCTTGAGCTTAAGCCATATGATGCATGGAAGCTGCAAGTAGGCATAAAATAAGACCAACTAAGcatgtatatacatatatagtgGTTTGGATAAATATTTATAGTTAAATATATAACTTACAAAGTATAAGGTGGGAGCAAAGGCAAATCCACCAAGAAATCCAAGAAGAGAACCAAAAAATAGGATGCTGATTCCTATTAACATTGTGATTCCTGAAAAACAGGATTTGAAATTTGGCGAGAAATCAATCGAAACCCCTGGTGGTATGAACTAAGATTACTAAACTAAATGATCATGGCAGGGTTAAATGGTAGCTACTACATACACAAATCTTAAAATTATGTACCCGCAATGatttacattaaaaaattataacaagaATTTATTTAAgacaatataataataataggtctgtttaatttattttatttgagtaaaaaatcataataataatcataataatcaCATACCAACAAATAGAGTGCGAGTTTTGACACGTAAGGTGGAAGAAGGTGAGAAGTTCAATCGTGTTACCAAATAAGTTTCAATCATACCAAAGACTGGCATTGCAAACACTTGAGTCATAAAAAAATGGAGTTATGAAATGGTCATTCCTTGTGAGTAGGTCTAATAACGGGTGAAACTAAATAATAGGAAGAAAAAGTAGTGACCTGATAGCCTCCAACGACGTGGATGACAACAAAGAGATT includes:
- the LOC130936564 gene encoding lysine histidine transporter 2-like isoform X2, with product MVGAGVLSLPYAMAHMGWGLGITVMILSWVITLYMLWQMVEMHEMVPGGKRLDRYHELGQEAFGEKLGLWIVVPQQLLVEVGTCIVYMVIGGKSIKKVHETFCSECTPIKTSYWIMVFASVNFVLAQLPNFNSISAISLGASVMSLTYSFIAWGASIKKGITPDVSYNVKMKSTSDGVLNFFSALGDVAFAYAGHNVVLEIQATMPSTAEKPSKVPMWKWCIWAYIGVAICYFPVAFDGYYMFGNMVDDNILITLKHPAWLIAIANLFVVIHVVGSYQVFAMPVFDMIETYLVTRLNFSPSSTLRRNFKSCFAGITMLIGISNLFFGSLLGFLGGFAFAPTLYFLPCIIWLKLKKPRKYGLSWTINWICIVIGVLIMTLSPIGALRNIIVSAKNYKFFS
- the LOC130936564 gene encoding lysine histidine transporter-like 2 isoform X1; amino-acid sequence: MVGAGVLSLPYAMAHMGWGLGITVMILSWVITLYMLWQMVEMHEMVPGGKRLDRYHELGQEAFGEKLGLWIVVPQQLLVEVGTCIVYMVIGGKSIKKVHETFCSECTPIKTSYWIMVFASVNFVLAQLPNFNSISAISLGASVMSLTYSFIAWGASIKKGITPDVSYNVKMKSTSDGVLNFFSALGDVAFAYAGHNVVLEIQATMPSTAEKPSKVPMWKWCIWAYIGVAICYFPVAFDGYYMFGNMVDDNILITLKHPAWLIAIANLFVVIHVVGSYQVFAMPVFDMIETYLVTRLNFSPSSTLRVITRTLFVGRNFKSCFAGITMLIGISNLFFGSLLGFLGGFAFAPTLYFLPCIIWLKLKKPRKYGLSWTINWICIVIGVLIMTLSPIGALRNIIVSAKNYKFFS
- the LOC130936564 gene encoding lysine histidine transporter-like 2 isoform X3, whose product is MVGAGVLSLPYAMAHMGWGLGITVMILSWVITLYMLWQMVEMHEMVPGGKRLDRYHELGQEAFGEKLGLWIVVPQQLLVEVGTCIVYMVIGGKSIKKVHETFCSECTPIKTSYWIMVFASVNFVLAQLPNFNSISAISLGASVMSLTYSFIAWGASIKKGITPDVSYNVKMKSTSDGVLNFFSALGDVAFAYAGHNVVLEIQATMPSTAEKPSKVPMWKWCIWAYIGVAICYFPVAFDGYYMFGNMVDDNILITLKHPAWLIAIANLFVVIHVVGSYQVFAMPVFDMIETYLVTRLNFSPSSTLRVITRTLFVGVTMLIGISNLFFGSLLGFLGGFAFAPTLYFLPCIIWLKLKKPRKYGLSWTINWICIVIGVLIMTLSPIGALRNIIVSAKNYKFFS
- the LOC130936576 gene encoding lysine histidine transporter 2-like isoform X2 is translated as MVGAGVLSLLYAMAQMGWGLGITVMILSWVITLYMLWQMVEMHEIVPGGKRLDRYHELGQEAFGEKLGLWIVVPQQLLVEVGTCIVYMVTGGKSIKKVHETFCPECTPIKTSYWIMVFVSVNFVLAQLPNFNSISAISLGAAVMSLTYSFIAWGASIKKVIPPDVSYNVKMKSTSDGVLNFFSALGDVAFAYAGHNVVLEIQATMPSTAEKPSKVPMWKWCIWAYIGVAICYFPVAFDGYYMFGNMVDDNILITLKHPAWLIAIANLFVVIHVVGGYQVFAMPVFDMIETYLATRLNFSPSSTLRPNFKSSFAGITMLIEISILFFGSLLGFLGGFPFAPTLHFLPCIIWLKLKKPRKYGLSWTINWICIVIGVLIMTLSPIGALRNIIVSAKNYKFFS
- the LOC130936576 gene encoding lysine histidine transporter 2-like isoform X1; the encoded protein is MVGAGVLSLLYAMAQMGWGLGITVMILSWVITLYMLWQMVEMHEIVPGGKRLDRYHELGQEAFGEKLGLWIVVPQQLLVEVGTCIVYMVTGGKSIKKVHETFCPECTPIKTSYWIMVFVSVNFVLAQLPNFNSISAISLGAAVMSLTYSFIAWGASIKKVIPPDVSYNVKMKSTSDGVLNFFSALGDVAFAYAGHNVVLEIQATMPSTAEKPSKVPMWKWCIWAYIGVAICYFPVAFDGYYMFGNMVDDNILITLKHPAWLIAIANLFVVIHVVGGYQVFAMPVFDMIETYLATRLNFSPSSTLRVITRTLFVGPNFKSSFAGITMLIEISILFFGSLLGFLGGFPFAPTLHFLPCIIWLKLKKPRKYGLSWTINWICIVIGVLIMTLSPIGALRNIIVSAKNYKFFS
- the LOC130936576 gene encoding lysine histidine transporter 2-like isoform X3 yields the protein MVGAGVLSLLYAMAQMGWGLGITVMILSWVITLYMLWQMVEMHEIVPGGKRLDRYHELGQEAFGEKLGLWIVVPQQLLVEVGTCIVYMVTGGKSIKKVHETFCPECTPIKTSYWIMVFVSVNFVLAQLPNFNSISAISLGAAVMSLTYSFIAWGASIKKVIPPDVSYNVKMKSTSDGVLNFFSALGDVAFAYAGHNVVLEIQATMPSTAEKPSKVPMWKWCIWAYIGVAICYFPVAFDGYYMFGNMVDDNILITLKHPAWLIAIANLFVVIHVVGGYQVFAMPVFDMIETYLATRLNFSPSSTLRVITRTLFVGVTMLIEISILFFGSLLGFLGGFPFAPTLHFLPCIIWLKLKKPRKYGLSWTINWICIVIGVLIMTLSPIGALRNIIVSAKNYKFFS